In Nitrospira sp., a single genomic region encodes these proteins:
- a CDS encoding 5-(carboxyamino)imidazole ribonucleotide synthase: MGQPPSSAVEKRAVIAAGAVLGVLGGGQLGSMFAEAAQRLGYETAVWDPDPDAPAHRIVRHSFAQSFTDRRAFEAFTDLVSVVTYEWENVPWTLCREIEKRKPLRPSSAVLKIIQDRIVQKGYLRARDFPVPRYAAVSSREQLFEAVATIGLPAVCKTATAGYDGKGQWRIRSQSDLSEVGEAVRAVCQQGTRWIVESFVPFKRELSVLAARGMDGTTVVYPIAENEHDDGILRTTVVPARISSSLAMRIGELARRTVEQLDGIGVFCLELFELPGEQILINEIAPRPHNSGHYTLDACSVSQFEQQVRSICGLPLGEARLTGPAVMVNLIGDEVTCVTQGDCPVLLAVPGSVLHLYGKRNVRPRRKMGHVTFLASQQEVAIERALHLQACLAKAAIT; the protein is encoded by the coding sequence ATGGGGCAGCCGCCCTCATCGGCGGTCGAGAAACGGGCGGTGATTGCGGCGGGGGCAGTCCTCGGAGTGTTGGGCGGCGGACAGCTGGGTTCCATGTTTGCCGAGGCAGCTCAGCGGCTCGGGTACGAGACGGCCGTGTGGGACCCGGATCCTGACGCGCCAGCCCACCGCATAGTTCGACATTCCTTCGCACAATCGTTCACCGACCGCCGCGCGTTTGAAGCCTTCACCGACCTCGTCAGCGTCGTCACCTACGAATGGGAAAACGTTCCCTGGACCCTCTGTCGGGAGATCGAGAAGCGGAAGCCGCTTCGTCCATCGAGTGCCGTCCTGAAGATCATTCAGGATCGCATCGTTCAAAAGGGCTACCTGCGCGCGCGCGATTTTCCTGTCCCACGCTATGCGGCGGTTTCGTCGCGGGAGCAGTTGTTCGAGGCCGTCGCAACCATCGGTTTGCCGGCGGTTTGCAAGACGGCGACGGCCGGCTATGACGGCAAAGGACAATGGAGAATCCGGAGCCAATCCGACCTGTCGGAGGTTGGCGAGGCCGTTCGTGCCGTATGCCAGCAGGGGACACGGTGGATCGTCGAATCCTTCGTTCCGTTCAAACGCGAATTGTCCGTGTTGGCGGCCCGAGGGATGGACGGCACGACCGTGGTGTATCCGATCGCGGAGAACGAGCATGATGACGGCATTCTCAGAACGACCGTCGTCCCGGCCCGGATTTCGTCGTCGCTTGCAATGCGTATCGGAGAGTTGGCCAGACGGACTGTCGAACAGCTGGACGGAATCGGGGTCTTTTGTCTCGAGCTGTTTGAATTGCCGGGCGAGCAGATTCTCATCAACGAAATCGCTCCTCGACCGCACAATTCGGGCCATTACACGTTGGATGCCTGCAGTGTGTCGCAATTCGAGCAGCAGGTTCGTTCGATCTGCGGCCTCCCCTTAGGCGAGGCTCGCCTCACCGGCCCCGCCGTCATGGTGAATCTCATCGGAGACGAGGTGACTTGTGTCACGCAAGGCGACTGTCCCGTGCTGTTGGCGGTGCCGGGATCCGTGCTCCATCTGTACGGCAAGCGAAACGTGCGTCCACGCCGCAAGATGGGGCACGTGACGTTTCTGGCGTCCCAGCAAGAGGTCGCGATCGAGCGGGCCCTCCACCTACAGGCCTGTCTGGCCAAAGCCGCAATCACCTAG
- a CDS encoding rhomboid family intramembrane serine protease encodes MIPLHDDNPIDSTPIITVVLIVSCMLVFLYQTSLPGEPGERFVFEFGAIPAIVFGTGPVSAVVIPPYATLVTSMFLHGGWMHLIGNMLYLWIFGNNVEDVMGHIRFILFYLICGVLAALSHALTDPSSTVPMVGASGAISGVLGAYVLLFPRAHVLVFIPGIGTARVAAGVVLGMWFATQLLSGGMSAGSPGGGVAFFAHIGGFVAGMLLIGLFKRADVPFFAPARPRRWDL; translated from the coding sequence ATGATTCCGCTGCACGACGATAACCCGATCGACAGCACTCCGATCATCACCGTCGTCCTGATCGTCTCCTGCATGCTCGTCTTCCTCTATCAGACCAGCCTCCCCGGCGAACCAGGGGAACGGTTCGTCTTTGAGTTCGGCGCCATTCCGGCAATAGTCTTTGGAACAGGCCCGGTCTCCGCTGTCGTCATTCCTCCCTACGCCACCCTCGTGACCAGCATGTTTCTGCACGGCGGATGGATGCATCTCATCGGAAACATGCTCTACCTTTGGATCTTCGGCAACAACGTTGAGGACGTCATGGGGCATATCCGATTCATCCTGTTCTATCTCATATGCGGCGTATTGGCCGCACTCAGCCATGCCCTCACCGATCCATCCTCCACCGTCCCAATGGTCGGAGCGAGCGGCGCCATTTCGGGAGTGCTGGGAGCCTATGTGCTGCTCTTTCCCCGCGCCCACGTACTGGTGTTCATTCCCGGTATCGGAACTGCGCGGGTGGCAGCCGGAGTCGTCCTGGGCATGTGGTTCGCCACACAGCTGTTGAGCGGAGGAATGAGCGCAGGCTCACCGGGCGGGGGCGTCGCGTTTTTCGCTCATATCGGAGGTTTCGTAGCGGGAATGCTACTGATCGGTCTGTTCAAACGCGCCGACGTTCCCTTTTTCGCACCGGCACGGCCACGTCGTTGGGACCTGTAA
- the purE gene encoding 5-(carboxyamino)imidazole ribonucleotide mutase — translation MLGGSKSDFPILEKTTALLGELGVPHELLVVSAHRTPDRLFAYAEQAAARGIEVIVAGAGGAAHLPGMLAAKTHLPVIGVPIPTEHLRGLDSLLSIVQMPRGIPVATVAIGGAENAGLLAAQILAGRYPDVAARVKDFRRTQTESVLNSPEAQGLVDGVSWGSRPHRRSRNGR, via the coding sequence GTGCTGGGAGGCAGCAAGTCCGATTTTCCGATCTTGGAGAAGACGACGGCCCTGCTCGGTGAACTTGGTGTGCCCCATGAGCTGCTGGTCGTATCCGCGCACCGGACGCCGGATCGCTTGTTTGCCTATGCGGAACAGGCCGCGGCGCGTGGAATCGAGGTGATCGTCGCCGGGGCCGGCGGCGCCGCGCATTTGCCCGGGATGCTCGCCGCCAAGACCCATCTGCCGGTCATCGGGGTTCCCATTCCCACCGAACATCTTCGGGGGCTGGATTCCCTCCTGTCGATCGTCCAAATGCCTCGCGGAATTCCGGTGGCCACGGTGGCCATCGGAGGAGCCGAAAACGCCGGCTTGCTGGCGGCGCAGATTCTTGCCGGCCGCTACCCGGACGTTGCCGCCCGGGTCAAGGATTTCCGCAGAACCCAGACGGAGAGTGTGCTCAATAGTCCGGAAGCGCAGGGCCTGGTGGACGGCGTCTCATGGGGCAGCCGCCCTCATCGGCGGTCGAGAAACGGGCGGTGA
- a CDS encoding CBS domain-containing protein has protein sequence MMTPGVVQVPGDVSVSEAALMLEREQAPCLLVKDTDARFGVMTPHDIVKKVVAQGLEPHEIEVRTIMTRPVQFIEYDEALDEAATIMVATGASVLIVTKQNQPVGVLTAHNLMLTPPRRATQIPTVITIMGDDPTVQHAHNAVISQLSHLGSSVRSKTHIAAKSRVVLAFSLPGQNTPLTIHGKVLSSGVGPVGSAQPSEEGMNTSEIQFVDPSDANLARLKAWALQALPASSESE, from the coding sequence ATGATGACACCAGGAGTCGTGCAAGTTCCAGGCGATGTGTCCGTGAGCGAGGCGGCATTGATGCTGGAACGGGAGCAGGCTCCCTGTCTCCTCGTCAAGGATACGGATGCCCGATTCGGCGTCATGACGCCGCACGACATCGTCAAGAAAGTCGTGGCCCAAGGGCTCGAGCCGCATGAGATCGAAGTGCGAACCATCATGACCCGTCCGGTTCAGTTCATTGAATATGACGAGGCGCTCGATGAGGCCGCAACCATCATGGTCGCAACCGGAGCGTCGGTGCTCATCGTGACGAAGCAGAACCAGCCGGTGGGAGTGCTGACCGCTCACAACTTGATGCTCACGCCCCCCCGCCGAGCGACGCAGATCCCGACGGTCATCACCATAATGGGAGACGATCCCACCGTCCAGCACGCGCACAATGCCGTCATTTCGCAATTGAGCCATCTCGGCTCATCGGTGCGCTCGAAGACGCACATCGCGGCAAAGAGCCGAGTGGTGCTCGCGTTTTCCTTGCCGGGTCAGAACACTCCGCTGACCATTCACGGAAAGGTGCTGAGCAGCGGCGTGGGTCCCGTCGGGTCGGCTCAGCCTTCCGAGGAAGGTATGAATACCTCCGAGATCCAGTTCGTCGATCCTTCAGACGCCAACCTCGCCCGCCTGAAAGCGTGGGCACTCCAAGCATTGCCCGCCTCCTCCGAATCCGAGTAG
- a CDS encoding HlyD family efflux transporter periplasmic adaptor subunit, with translation MIDTYSPTYPSPREASVAGIAQTLRRKVRSIVNQPSGLDEIAVDDLAASNKLRAWEAVQIPERLKFSSKLALTLILLFMLIIAFLPWTQTITVTGQLSAYTPFERPQDIEAQITGRIRKWHIFEGVRVRQGDLILELDDYDPNFMSPDLLVLLEQRRVALTETRKAALARAGQLDKRIGEMQNIVKAAVPSAQARVIEAENKVREAYQKVEAAKIAVSTAELNVDRHKQLAEQGLVSQRELEVAILSAIASKADLTGAQANVKAAEQGMKALSFGRDQVNAEVLQRLLDAEAARDASIAEAAKAADQLAEVSLRMSNAEQRRNASRILAPIDGTVVKMMQAGAGETVRQGDKIVRISPTSADKAIEMTADGLDAPLLNVGRKVRILFYGIPAIPLPAWPDLMAGTFGGLVKVIDQVDDGKGNFRFWVVPDPDDRAWPPQEHVRQGTKAMGWVILNRVPLWYELWRRFNLFPPDYQERPPSLIDTLLPKAGRGAK, from the coding sequence ATGATAGATACGTATTCTCCGACCTATCCGAGTCCTCGCGAGGCCTCCGTGGCAGGTATCGCACAAACCCTTCGGCGTAAGGTCCGCTCGATCGTCAATCAGCCGTCCGGTCTCGATGAAATAGCGGTCGATGACCTCGCGGCATCCAACAAGCTGCGAGCCTGGGAAGCAGTGCAGATTCCCGAACGGTTGAAGTTCTCCTCGAAACTCGCTCTGACGCTCATTCTGCTTTTCATGCTGATCATCGCGTTTTTGCCGTGGACTCAGACCATTACCGTCACGGGCCAGTTATCCGCCTACACTCCGTTTGAGCGACCGCAGGATATCGAAGCGCAGATTACGGGCCGCATCAGGAAATGGCACATCTTCGAGGGGGTCCGCGTCAGGCAAGGAGACCTCATCCTTGAGCTGGACGATTACGATCCGAACTTCATGTCCCCCGATCTCCTGGTGCTCTTGGAGCAACGCCGGGTTGCCCTGACCGAAACCCGCAAGGCGGCCCTCGCACGCGCCGGACAATTGGACAAGCGGATCGGGGAGATGCAGAACATCGTGAAAGCCGCCGTCCCGTCGGCTCAAGCGCGTGTGATCGAGGCGGAAAACAAAGTGCGGGAAGCGTACCAGAAGGTCGAGGCCGCCAAGATCGCGGTCTCGACCGCAGAGTTGAACGTCGATCGGCATAAGCAACTGGCCGAACAGGGACTCGTCTCCCAACGGGAACTGGAAGTCGCCATCCTCTCGGCCATTGCGTCGAAGGCGGACCTCACCGGCGCGCAAGCCAACGTCAAGGCGGCCGAGCAAGGAATGAAGGCGCTGAGCTTCGGCCGGGACCAAGTCAATGCGGAAGTCCTCCAGCGGTTGCTCGACGCCGAAGCGGCCAGAGACGCATCGATCGCGGAAGCCGCAAAAGCGGCCGATCAACTTGCCGAAGTGTCCCTCCGTATGTCGAATGCCGAACAACGCCGGAACGCGAGCCGCATCCTCGCTCCCATCGACGGCACCGTCGTCAAGATGATGCAGGCCGGCGCCGGCGAAACCGTCCGGCAGGGGGACAAGATCGTCCGCATTTCTCCGACCAGCGCCGACAAAGCCATTGAGATGACGGCCGATGGGCTCGACGCCCCGCTTTTGAACGTGGGCAGAAAGGTCAGGATCCTGTTCTATGGTATTCCGGCTATTCCCCTGCCGGCCTGGCCGGACCTGATGGCCGGAACCTTCGGAGGGCTAGTCAAGGTGATTGACCAAGTCGACGACGGTAAGGGCAATTTCCGTTTCTGGGTCGTGCCGGATCCCGACGACCGTGCGTGGCCTCCTCAAGAACACGTGCGTCAGGGCACGAAGGCCATGGGCTGGGTGATTCTCAACCGTGTCCCACTGTGGTACGAACTCTGGCGCCGCTTCAACCTGTTCCCGCCGGACTATCAGGAACGTCCTCCAAGCCTCATCGACACCCTCTTGCCCAAGGCAGGACGGGGTGCCAAGTAA
- a CDS encoding LOG family protein — MKTTTSRSRTILSNDEMLRQVRTILESPEDDLQAGLVKELLSGVLRLHDSHLEALDLKIVNRTIKELRHAFRVFHDYRDRRKISVFGSARTLPDDPNYGLAAEFAARIVREGFMVITGGADGIMRAAQEGAGRENSFGVNIMLPFEQGPNATIADDPKLVTFKYFFTRKLIFQKEANAIALFPGGFGTHDEGFEILTLAQTGKSNPQPIVCLQAPGCDYWDEWQGFITRQLLSRQLINPEDLCLYKIVTSAEAAVEEIRAFYRRFHSIRYVGRQLVIRMTSPLSQEQVEALHDRFSDLLSEGTFELHGHLPEEIDEPELTSLPRLIFISNRKSASRLRQLIDHLNRL, encoded by the coding sequence GTGAAAACCACTACCAGCCGTTCCCGCACGATTCTCTCGAACGACGAGATGCTGCGTCAGGTTCGGACCATCCTGGAGAGTCCGGAGGACGATCTCCAGGCCGGCCTCGTCAAGGAACTGCTGAGCGGCGTGCTTCGGTTGCACGATTCCCATCTGGAAGCCCTGGACCTCAAGATCGTCAACCGCACCATCAAGGAACTGCGTCACGCATTTCGGGTGTTCCACGACTATCGCGATCGACGAAAAATCAGCGTCTTTGGATCGGCTCGTACCCTTCCGGACGATCCGAACTACGGCCTTGCGGCTGAATTCGCCGCGCGAATCGTCCGGGAAGGATTCATGGTCATCACCGGCGGCGCGGACGGCATCATGCGCGCGGCCCAGGAGGGAGCCGGCCGGGAAAACAGTTTCGGCGTCAATATCATGCTGCCGTTCGAGCAAGGCCCGAACGCCACCATCGCCGACGATCCCAAACTGGTCACCTTCAAGTATTTCTTCACCCGAAAGCTGATCTTTCAAAAAGAAGCCAACGCGATCGCCCTGTTCCCCGGTGGATTCGGCACGCACGACGAAGGATTTGAGATCCTGACGCTCGCGCAAACAGGCAAGAGCAATCCGCAACCGATCGTCTGCCTTCAGGCTCCCGGATGCGACTACTGGGACGAATGGCAGGGGTTCATCACCAGACAGCTGTTGTCGCGCCAGCTCATCAACCCGGAGGATCTGTGCCTCTACAAGATCGTCACCTCGGCCGAGGCGGCGGTCGAGGAGATCAGGGCTTTTTATCGGCGATTCCATTCCATCCGCTACGTCGGCCGGCAACTGGTGATCCGGATGACCAGCCCGCTCTCTCAGGAGCAGGTTGAAGCGCTGCACGACCGGTTCAGCGATTTGTTGTCGGAAGGCACATTCGAGCTGCACGGACACCTTCCGGAGGAGATCGATGAACCGGAATTGACCAGCCTCCCTCGCTTGATATTCATCTCGAACCGTAAGAGCGCAAGCAGGCTGCGCCAGCTGATCGACCATCTGAACCGCCTGTAG
- a CDS encoding ATP-binding protein, translating to MYRTGPSVRDLLERYAFGDPEAFLMAGDPLDGVDEPPLKTADHPQISRNRYLVLQTLVGIMLTYELLFGPEPAAAPAASMFVMACLAGLLGGLFIVPRSVLHVAWFSGLLVGIDTALVTTTIYLSGNARSDLYLSYFVLMLIAASVRKFSLVMAFSSLLCAGYGFLLYQGIAQTGTISVGHLLGVPVLLVMATFYGMAMETIGKEQQQKAHLLENIEQLQRTESTLQASLAQLETRIAGLKEDLSKANAHVRQGHVERQELERQLTDAQKMEAVGRLTRGIANEFSHLFSVIGKQTGIVLSRLRSDDPLYAPVDEIFRRGEQAAALTAQLASLDIENRHVRHVLSIETVVEQLSGVIRDLLPNRIECQIAIAADAPHVEIDREGFEQALLNVVVNARDAMTGTGRLRIDVMRGQAAKEQNGRETKRGGGLAVIQVSDSGSGMTRDTQSRMFEPLFSTKETNVGLGLTAVYGIIKQHGGQVDVVSQPGHGTTVCISMPEVEAAGSRTEALATALSARGEETVLLVEPHEIERKLALSTLLRHRYRVLEASSPVEALMLAHQHRGSLHVAVSDLIMPEISGRELARRLLRQFPTMKALFVSGYDDEAILSHRINRRFLLRRPYRQAGLVEKVRELIDT from the coding sequence ATGTACCGAACGGGTCCGTCGGTACGGGACTTGCTGGAGCGTTATGCCTTTGGCGATCCGGAGGCCTTTCTCATGGCAGGTGATCCGTTGGACGGTGTCGACGAACCCCCTCTCAAGACGGCTGACCATCCCCAGATCTCTCGAAACAGGTACCTCGTTCTCCAAACCCTCGTCGGAATCATGTTGACCTATGAGCTGCTGTTCGGTCCGGAACCAGCCGCCGCACCGGCGGCCAGTATGTTCGTCATGGCCTGCTTGGCCGGTCTGCTCGGAGGGCTGTTCATTGTGCCACGGTCTGTGCTCCATGTCGCATGGTTCAGCGGCCTTCTGGTTGGAATCGACACGGCCCTGGTCACGACTACGATCTATCTCTCCGGAAACGCCAGGTCGGATTTGTATCTGTCGTATTTTGTGTTGATGCTGATTGCTGCATCGGTCAGGAAGTTCTCACTCGTCATGGCCTTCTCATCGCTACTCTGTGCTGGCTACGGCTTCCTGCTCTATCAAGGAATCGCACAAACAGGGACCATCTCCGTCGGGCATCTGCTCGGGGTGCCGGTGCTGTTGGTGATGGCCACGTTCTATGGCATGGCGATGGAGACAATCGGCAAGGAGCAGCAGCAGAAGGCGCACTTGTTGGAGAACATCGAACAGCTGCAGCGGACGGAAAGCACGCTGCAGGCTTCGCTGGCCCAGCTGGAAACCAGGATCGCGGGCCTCAAGGAGGACTTGTCCAAAGCCAACGCCCATGTCCGGCAGGGCCATGTCGAGCGACAGGAGCTTGAACGGCAACTGACGGACGCGCAGAAAATGGAAGCGGTCGGACGGCTGACCAGGGGGATCGCCAACGAGTTCAGTCATCTGTTTTCAGTGATCGGAAAGCAGACGGGTATCGTCCTGTCGCGTCTTCGGTCGGACGATCCGCTGTACGCGCCCGTCGACGAGATTTTTCGGCGCGGGGAGCAGGCAGCTGCGTTGACCGCCCAGCTGGCATCGCTCGACATCGAAAACAGACATGTCCGCCATGTCCTGTCAATTGAGACCGTGGTTGAGCAGCTTTCCGGCGTGATCCGCGATCTGTTGCCGAATCGGATCGAGTGCCAGATTGCGATTGCCGCCGATGCTCCGCATGTGGAGATTGACCGGGAGGGGTTTGAACAGGCGTTGCTCAACGTGGTGGTGAATGCCCGGGATGCCATGACGGGCACCGGTCGTCTGAGGATCGACGTGATGCGGGGGCAGGCGGCGAAAGAACAGAACGGCCGCGAGACGAAACGGGGAGGCGGCCTTGCCGTGATTCAGGTCAGCGACAGCGGCAGCGGCATGACCCGCGATACGCAATCCCGGATGTTCGAGCCGCTCTTTTCGACGAAGGAGACGAACGTAGGATTGGGGCTCACTGCAGTGTACGGGATCATCAAACAACACGGCGGACAGGTCGACGTGGTGAGCCAGCCGGGTCATGGGACCACGGTGTGTATCTCGATGCCTGAGGTCGAGGCCGCCGGATCTCGCACGGAGGCTCTAGCCACGGCGCTATCCGCCCGGGGCGAAGAAACAGTTCTCTTGGTCGAACCTCACGAAATCGAGCGAAAGCTCGCCCTATCGACCTTGCTCCGCCACCGGTACCGCGTCCTGGAGGCCAGCTCGCCGGTCGAAGCGTTAATGCTGGCACATCAGCACCGGGGCAGCCTGCACGTCGCCGTGAGCGATCTCATCATGCCTGAGATCTCCGGCAGAGAGCTGGCCAGACGGTTGCTGAGACAGTTTCCGACCATGAAAGCGCTCTTCGTCTCCGGCTACGACGACGAGGCGATCCTGTCACATCGAATCAACCGGCGCTTTCTGTTACGGCGACCGTATCGGCAAGCCGGTCTGGTCGAAAAAGTTCGAGAACTGATCGACACGTAG
- a CDS encoding DHHA1 domain-containing protein, translated as MLRLAMAGSISTPRASFVPTIVLYHAECADGFGAAWALWREFPSARYLPVKHGNPPPDGLTGQRVVIVDFSYGRNQLETVADTTDSLLVLDHHVTAEKALEGLPYAYFDLKKSGAVLAWEWASPNPVPWLLEYIQDKDLWTWTLPGSREINAAIASHPFDFETWNRFSRKDLEHEGRAILRYEGEIVGKLSAQAVMVEFLGETVPSVHSAVLTSQIGERLSADHAFCLIWHDRDGRRYYSMRSREDGTDVGSIAASFGGGGHTHAAGFSVPLGADGSLPDNSPLPRPVSNRRRGAS; from the coding sequence ATGCTCCGCCTCGCCATGGCCGGATCGATCTCGACACCTCGCGCCTCCTTCGTTCCCACCATCGTCCTCTATCACGCTGAATGCGCCGACGGCTTTGGCGCCGCATGGGCGCTGTGGCGCGAGTTTCCGTCAGCCCGCTATCTTCCGGTCAAACACGGGAATCCTCCCCCGGACGGCCTGACCGGCCAGCGCGTTGTCATCGTCGATTTCAGCTACGGCCGTAACCAGCTTGAGACCGTGGCCGACACGACCGACTCCCTTCTCGTCCTGGACCATCATGTGACAGCGGAGAAGGCTCTTGAGGGCTTGCCGTATGCATATTTTGATCTCAAGAAGTCCGGAGCGGTGCTCGCCTGGGAATGGGCCAGCCCGAACCCGGTTCCTTGGCTATTGGAGTACATCCAGGACAAGGACCTGTGGACCTGGACTCTGCCCGGCAGCCGTGAAATCAACGCCGCAATCGCCTCCCATCCGTTCGACTTCGAGACATGGAATCGTTTCTCTCGTAAGGACCTGGAGCATGAGGGCCGCGCCATCCTGCGATACGAGGGCGAGATCGTCGGCAAACTCTCAGCGCAAGCCGTAATGGTCGAGTTTCTCGGCGAGACGGTCCCATCCGTCCACAGCGCCGTGCTGACGAGCCAAATCGGGGAACGATTGTCGGCAGACCATGCCTTCTGCCTGATCTGGCATGATCGGGACGGCCGCCGCTATTACAGCATGCGGTCGAGGGAAGACGGGACGGACGTGGGATCGATCGCCGCCTCGTTCGGCGGCGGAGGCCATACCCATGCCGCAGGATTTTCCGTTCCTCTGGGGGCTGACGGGTCTCTGCCGGACAACTCACCCCTGCCTCGGCCGGTCTCGAATCGCCGGCGCGGGGCGTCGTAA
- a CDS encoding TolC family protein has protein sequence MSVRCLLALIPTFVFFSLLSALAASEPAVSDKTLPPIPLSVDEVHAWIDRTHPLLKGAGTEKVMARGKMLKALGAFEPVLVNDTELERFISSSSPQLGTQSKGYNDTLIEARHPWGFRGTAGIREVINGPANIPDLGFGGGTGQVILGGFFPLLKGLLINPDSAELQRSELADPRADIRIAQTRQDLFLAAATQFWDWVAAVRFAEMQRKAVTVAEGRFKQIEGRAKAGAAAPLDVVEANQEVQRRREVAIGTQRLVEQEQLKLSMFLWENGAPSVPALDRAPGFPSQTLIPNPEDVKAHKLQAKTERPEVKEIGIEARLNNIDLELAKNNLLPSLDAEAAPARQPEKFVLGLGYRFGIELRMPILQRKGRGEVLEAQGKADRFVLTQRFREQQVVIDVDNALSAIERAKERISTAVESLRLAKAVEEGERFRFSLGATSVLFVNLRERNSVDSEAQVIRAKADYQKALALYQWAIGAWGKSDPSAIPVNYRARD, from the coding sequence ATGTCTGTTCGATGCCTGCTCGCGCTGATCCCGACCTTCGTCTTCTTCAGCCTGCTCTCGGCTCTCGCTGCGTCAGAACCCGCCGTGTCCGACAAGACTCTCCCTCCCATTCCATTGAGCGTGGATGAAGTCCACGCCTGGATCGATCGCACCCACCCGCTCCTGAAGGGAGCCGGAACCGAGAAGGTCATGGCCCGAGGAAAGATGCTGAAAGCGCTGGGAGCCTTCGAGCCCGTCCTCGTGAACGACACGGAACTCGAACGGTTCATCTCCAGTTCCAGCCCCCAGCTGGGCACCCAGTCCAAGGGATACAACGATACATTGATCGAAGCGCGGCACCCCTGGGGATTCCGCGGAACCGCCGGCATCAGAGAGGTGATCAACGGGCCGGCCAATATTCCGGATCTGGGCTTCGGCGGAGGAACCGGTCAAGTCATTCTCGGTGGATTCTTCCCGCTCCTCAAAGGGCTGCTGATCAATCCGGATAGCGCCGAGTTGCAGCGTTCGGAATTGGCGGATCCGCGCGCCGACATCAGGATCGCTCAGACGAGGCAGGACTTGTTCCTTGCTGCAGCCACCCAGTTCTGGGATTGGGTGGCCGCCGTTCGGTTTGCCGAGATGCAGCGGAAAGCCGTGACCGTGGCCGAAGGGAGATTCAAACAGATCGAAGGGCGGGCAAAGGCCGGAGCAGCGGCTCCCCTCGATGTCGTGGAGGCAAACCAAGAAGTCCAGCGCCGGCGCGAAGTGGCCATCGGCACGCAGCGACTGGTGGAGCAGGAGCAACTGAAGCTCTCCATGTTTCTCTGGGAGAACGGCGCTCCGTCGGTGCCTGCCTTGGACCGAGCTCCGGGATTTCCCTCGCAGACGCTCATTCCCAACCCCGAGGACGTCAAGGCTCATAAGCTGCAGGCCAAGACCGAGCGCCCGGAAGTCAAGGAGATCGGCATTGAGGCGCGATTGAACAATATCGATCTCGAACTGGCGAAGAACAATCTGTTGCCCAGCCTCGATGCGGAAGCCGCCCCGGCGCGGCAGCCGGAAAAGTTCGTGCTGGGCCTCGGCTATCGCTTCGGCATTGAGCTGAGGATGCCGATTCTTCAACGAAAAGGCCGAGGTGAAGTGCTGGAGGCGCAGGGGAAGGCCGATCGCTTCGTCCTGACCCAGCGGTTCCGCGAGCAGCAAGTGGTCATCGACGTGGACAACGCCTTGTCGGCGATCGAGCGGGCAAAGGAGCGGATCTCCACCGCAGTCGAGTCGCTTCGTCTCGCAAAGGCCGTCGAGGAGGGGGAGCGGTTCCGATTCAGCCTCGGTGCGACGAGCGTCTTGTTTGTCAATCTAAGGGAGCGGAATTCCGTGGACTCGGAGGCTCAAGTCATCCGCGCGAAAGCCGACTACCAGAAGGCTCTGGCGCTGTACCAATGGGCGATCGGCGCATGGGGTAAGTCCGATCCTTCGGCCATTCCGGTCAACTATCGAGCCAGGGACTGA